A DNA window from Trichosurus vulpecula isolate mTriVul1 chromosome 2, mTriVul1.pri, whole genome shotgun sequence contains the following coding sequences:
- the LOC118836236 gene encoding vomeronasal type-1 receptor 4-like — protein MFSDLVLGILFLIQMGVGILGNFFLLGQYSYTLLIGHRLRPIECIFAHLALANSKVLLYKGIPQMIVCLGIKNFLNHVGCKLIIYLHSMARSVSLSITCLLSGFQLITISPSNSRWTDLKIQAPKCIVPSCFLCWCFYLLINFILLGSMHNSRYITNNTKIWHLGYCLVLAPSSFNAMLFAIVYSLPDVTCIIFMMWSSAYLVLLLHRHHQQVKHIHSPHLSPRTFPEKRATQAILLLVSTYVSSYSINSALSFYLFKIDNYEPWLVATSNLLAAWFPTISPFVLIFCDSQVLKGWNALWHRRQQHLLCHTVLNHTTHQHPVLTQ, from the coding sequence ATGTTTAGCGACCTGGTGTTGGGCATTCTCTTCCTTATTCAGATGGGAGTTGGGATTTTAGGGAATTTCTTCCTCCTGGGCCAATACAGTTACACTTTACTCATTGGTCACAGGCTGAGGCCCATAGAGTGTATTTTTGCCCACTTAGCCTTGGCCAACTCAAAAGTGCTTCTTTACAAGGGAATCCCTCAGATGATCGTCTGTTTAGGCATCAAAAATTTCTTGAATCATGTTGGGTGTAAACTTATCATTTATCTTCATAGTATGGCCCGGAGTGTTTCCCTCAGCATCACCTGCCTCTTGAGTGGTTTTCAGCTCATCACCATCAGTCCCAGTAATTCCAGGTGGACAGATCTCAAAATCCAAGCCCCAAAGTGTATTGTCCCATCCTGCTTCCTCTGCTGGTGCTTCTACCTGCTGATAAATTTCATTTTGCTTGGGTCTATGCATAACTCAAGGTATATAACTAATAATACAAAGATATGGCATCTGGGATATTGTTTGGTTTTAGCTCCTTCCTCTTTTAATGCCATGCTTTTTGCAATTGTCTATTCTCTTCCTGATGTTACGTGCATCATTTTTATGATGTGGTCCAGTGCCTACTTAGTGCTTCTCCTGCACAGACACCATCAGCAAGTAAAACATATTCAcagtcctcatctctctcccagAACTTTCCCTGAGAAAAGAGCCACCCAGGCTATCCTCCTGCTAGTGAGCACATATGTCTCTTCTTATTCCATTAATTCTGCCTTGTCGTTTTACCTCTTTAAAATTGACAACTATGAGCCTTGGCTTGTGGCCACTTCAAACCTCCTAGCTGCATGGTTTCCAACCATCAGTCCTTTTGTGCTGATCTTCTGTGACTCCCAAGTCCTCAAAGGTTGGAATGCTCTGTGGCATAGGAGACAGCAACATCTCCTATGCCACACTGTCCTTAACCATACCACCCACCAGCATCCTGTCCTAACACaatga